In Anaerolineales bacterium, the sequence TGCCGGCGGCTATCTGCAAACGCTCTTCCCTGACCGTGAAAAGCTCACCAATCGCTTCCCCAAGGCCGCCGTGGACCTGCGCGGCCTGGTCGCCTGGGTGCGTGTACCCGGTGTGCTACGTCTGGGCGAGAGCTTCTTGGTCGAAGCCCCGCGTAGTGTCCCCGTCTCTCAAGCGTAGTCCTGCGGCCAATTGGGCTCGGCTTGACCGAAACGCGAGTCTGGGTTAAGGTACAGTTCTTCCCGTTTGTAATGGTGAGTGTTAAACAGTACCAACGTTTTTGGAAGTAGTGTGCGGGCTCCTTTCCGAGGTGTCCGCATAGTTGTTTAAAGGCCTGCACAGACGCCGGCCATTATCACCAGCACACAAAGGAGTGTGTAATGTCGGAAACCACCAATGCTTTCCAGATTGCCCAGGCGCAGTTTGACGGCGTCGCCGCCCAACTGAACCTGGAATCCCATGTGCGCGAAATATTGCGCTGGCCGCGGCGGGAGTTTAAGTTCCAGATCCCCGTGCGCATGGATGACGGCAGCTGGCAAGTTTTCTTCGGTTATCGCGTGCAGCATAATGATTCGCGCGGCCCTACGAAAGGCGGTATCCGCTTTCACACCTCTGAAACGATGGACACGGTGCGTGCCTTGGCCATGTGGATGACCTGGAAGTGCGCCGTGGCCGATATCCCCCTGGGCGGCGCTAAAGGCGGCGTGGCGGTGGATTCGGCCACCTTGACCGTGCGCGAGAAGGAACAACTCTGCCGGGGTTGGGTGGGCGCTATTCATAAGAATCTGGGCCCGCGTACGGATGTGCCCGCCCCGGACGTGGGCACCAATGCCCAGATGATGGGCTGGATGATGGATGAATATTCCAAGCTGGCGGGCGAATACACCCCCGGCGTTATCACCGGCAAGCCGGTGGGCGGCGGCGGTTCCCTGGGCCGCCGCGAGGCCACCGGGTACGGCGTGGTCTACAACGTGCGCGAGGCGATGAAGCATCTCAAGCTGGACAGCAGCCAGACCAGCGCCGCAGTGCAGGGCTTTGGCAACGTGGCCCAATACGCGGCGCGCGGCTTCACCGAGCAGCTGGGCGGCAAAGTGGTGTGCGTCTCCTACTGGGACCGCAACGACAAGGCCGCTTGCAGCGTGGTCAGCCCCAAGGGCCTGGACATTCCTTTCTTGCAGGGCATCACGGATCAATACGGCACGATTGACAAGTCCAAAGCCACCGCCGCTGGCTATACCATCGAGCACGGAGATGCCTGGCTGGAGCAGGACGTGGATGTGCTCATCCCGGCCGCCCTGGAAAGCCAGCTGACCGGCGAAACCGTCAAGAAGATCAGCGGCAAGGTCAAAGTGATCGCCGAAGGCGCCAATGGCCCCACCACCATCGATGCCGACGAGCATTTCAAGAAGAACAACATCTTCGTCATCCCGGACTTCCTCTGCAATGCCGGCGGCGTGACCGTCTCTTACTTCGAGGGTGTGCAGAACGACATGAACTATTATTGGAACTTGGACGAGGTGCTGCAGCGCTTGGACACCAAAATGACCGGCGCCTTCCACAACGTGCTGCAGGTCTCCACCCGCGAGCAGGTCTACATGCGCGATGCGGCCTACATGGTCGCCATCAACTCCGTGGTGCAAGCCATGGAGCTGCGCGGCTGGCTGTAAGGTTAAGGTAAGTAGTAAACCAAAACGGCGGGCCATCGGCCCGCCGTTCTTGTTGCTGTTGCAAAGTGGATGGTTAGAGGCCTTTGACCGCCGTACCAATCACCAACAAGAGGTATCCAAGCAGCAGCAGCACAAAATTATTGCCCAGGCCGACCGACAGGATGCCGTATTGATTCAAAATGGCCAATCCGCCCAGGATGATGGCAATCCACCAGGTTACTTGCTTTGGGGCTGAAAGTTTCATATTCAATCTCCTTGTTTTTTAGGGACTACAGTTACTACAACCCCAAAGGGTATTTTGGGGTACGCCGCAAAAGATGTCCCAAGATACTGGGTTAACGAAGGAACTTGCGCATAACTTACATCCGAAACACGCCGAAACCGCCCTGCGGCCGCTCGGCGCGCAGCACCACCGAGAGCGCCAGGCCCAGCACGGTGCGCGTCTCGGCCGGATCCAGCACGCCGTCGTCCCATAGACGGGCGCTGGAGTAATACGGGTGGCCTTCGTGCTCATACTTGTCCAGAATGGGCTGCTTCAGTTCTGCTGCCGCCTTGGTGCTTAGCGCTTTTTTGCCTTCGCGGGCCAGTTGGTCTTGCTTGATGGTCAGCATCACATTGGCGGCTTGCTCGCCGCCCATCACGCTGATGCGCGCGTTGGGCCACATCCACAGGAAGCGCGGGTCGTAGGCACGGCCAGCCATGCCGTAATTGCCGGCGCCGAAGGAGCCGCCGATGATTACGGTCAGCTTGGGCACCGTGGCCGTAGCCACGGCGTGCACCAGCTTGGCCCCATCCTTGGCAATCCCGCCGGCCTCGTACTCCCGGCCCACCATGAAGCCGGTGATGTTCTGCAGGAATAGGATCGGGATGCCGCGTTGCTCACACAGCTCAATAAAGTGGGCGCCCTTCAGGGCGCTTTCGCTGAATAGTACGCCGTTGTTGCCCAGAATGCCCACCGGGTAGCCGTGGATATGGGCAAAACCGCACACCAGCGTCTCGCCGTAGCGCGCCTTGAATTCGCGCAGGCGGCTGCCGTCTACCAACCGGGCGATCACCTCACGCACATCATAGGCCTCGCGGAAAGTGGTGGGCAGCACGCCGTACAGTTCCTCAGCGGGGTACAACGGTTCTTCTACCGGCTGCACATCCGTCCAGGGAGCCGGGCGCTGCGGCAGCCCGGCCACGATTTGGCGCAAAATATCAATGGCCTGGTCGTCATCCTCCGCAAAGTGGTCGGCCACGCCGGAAAGGCGTGTATGCACATCCGCCCCGCCCAGGTCCTCGGCGCTGACATCTTCGCCAGTCGCCGCTTTCACCAGCGGCGGCCCACCCAGGAAGATGGTGCCGGTGCCTTTGACGATGATAGCTTCATCGCTCATCGCCGGCACGTAGGCGCCGCCGGCGGTACATGAGCCCATCACCGCCGCGATCTGCGGAATGCCCGTCGCGCTCATCTGGGCCTGGTTGTAGAAGATGCGTCCAAAATGCTGCTCATCCGGGAACACCTGGTCTTGCAGCGGCAGGAAGGCGCCCCCGGAATCGACCAGATACAAGCAAGGCAGCTGGTTCTGCCAGGCGATCTGCTGGGCGCGCAAGTGTTTTTTGACGGTCAGCGGATAGTACGAGCCGCCCTTGACCGTGGCGTCGTTGGCCACGATCAACACTTCGCGGCCCGCCACCCGGCCGATGCCGGTGACGACGCCTGCGCCCGGTGCGCCGTCCTCATAGAGGCCGTGGGCAGCCAGGGCGGAGAGTTCCAAAAAGGGCGCGCCGGGGTCCAGCAGGCGGTCAATGCGCTCTCGCACGAAGAGCTTGCCGCGCGCTTCGTGGCGCTGGCGGGCCCCAGTACCGCCGCCTTGGCGAACGGCTGCCAGCTGGGCGCGCAGGTCGGCGGCCAGTTGGCGGTGGTGCTGCGCGTTGGCAAGAAATTCAGGGCTTTGGGGATCCAGCCGGCTGGCGATCGGTTCCATGGCTCCATTGATTATAAGCCAGCCGATTTATGCGGCGTGGGCTGGCCTGATCTCAGGTGTGTAGTATTTGTCAAACCGGCTATTGCCGAAAATGTGCCACGGTCACGCCTTCGCCGCCTTCATGCGGCAGCGCAAAATCATAGCGCTCCACATAGCTGCGCTTGTTCAGCTCCTTGCGCACCATGTCTCGCAGCACCCCGGTGCCCTTGCCGTGCACGATGCGCACCGAAGCCAGCCCAGCTGCATAAGCCTGGTCCAAATAGCGATCCAACTGGGCAAAAGCGTCTTCGTAACGTTGGCCGCGCAGGGCAAGCTCGCCGCCTGGGGATTCGGGCAGCACTTGCACACCGCCCCAGCTGCGCTCCGAATTGGCCTGAGCAGCTTGTTCTGGCAGCAGTTCCAGGTCGCCCAGCTTGGCGCGGGCGCGCAAGGCGCCAATTTGAATTTCGGCTTCGCCTTCTCCCAAGGCGATCACCACGCCGCGGTGGCCCAGGCTACGCACCTGCACCATGTCGCCCAGGCGCAGGGGCCGGTCTGGCGCTGATTCCGGCACGGCTTGCCGCCGGACGGGCGCTTGCAGCGGTTCTTCCAGAGTTTCCAGCTCGCGCTGCACCACCTGCACATCTTGCAGGGGTTGGCGGGCGCGGGCCAGCTGGGCGCGCAGTGGCCCTAGTTCGTCGCGCAGAGAGTCCAGCTCAGCCTGGGCTTGCTTGCGCACCTGCTCCAGGATGCTTAGGCGCTCGTCTTCGATGCCTTCCAGGCGGGCAGCCAGGTCGGCCTGCAGCGCCTGGGCGGAACGCTGCGCCTCTTCGGCTCGCGCCCGGGCTTGGCGGCTGCGTTCGCGCTCGCGGTGGATCTCGTCCAGCAGGCCTTCGGAGCGCAGCTCCGTGGGGTCAATGCTGCCGCGCGCCGTTTCCACGATCTCTTTGGGCAAGCCCAGGCGGGTGGCAATCGCCAGGGCATTCGAGCGGCCTGGCAACCCCACCACCAGGTGGTAGGTGGGCGCCAGGGTTTTTAGGTCAAATTCCACACTGGCGTTGACCACGCCTTGGGTGGCATGGGCGTAATCCTTCAATTCGGGGTAGTGCGTGGCCACAAAAGTGGTGATGCCTGCCTTGACCAAGTGGTCCAGCAGAGCCAGGGCCAGCGCGGCGCCTTCCTGTGGGTCAGTACCGGCGCCGAGTTCGTCAAAAATCACCAGAGAACGCCGGTCTGCCGACTTGAGGATGCGAATAATGTTGGTGATATGGCCGGAAAACGTGGAAAGCGATTGTTCAATGGATTGTTCATCGCCGATATCGGCGTATACCGCGTCAAAGTAAGATAGCTGGCTGTCTGCGGCGGCGGGGACATGCAAGCCGCTTTGGCTCATCAACGCCAGCAGACCCACGGTTTTGAGCGTGACAGTCTTGCCGCCCGTGTTGGGGCCGGTGATTACCAGGCAGTAGTTTTCGGGGAAGAGCTCAATGTCCAGCGGAACCACGCTGGCTGGGTCCAGCAGCGGGTGGCGGGCATTGAAGAGGCGCACGACCACACCGGGGTGGTTTTGCCCCTTGGCGGGCTGCATGGACAGCAGCTCCACCGGCTGCGCGTCCAGCTCGGTGGCGTAGCGCGCTTTGGCCAATTGCAAATCCAGCTCGGCCAAGCTTTGCATCACGGCCGCGATGGCGTCGGCTTGCTCAGCGACCAGGGCGCTCAACTCCAGCAGGATGCGCTTCTCCTCGTCGCGTTCAGCTAGCTGTAGTTCGCGCCAACGGTTGTTCAGCTCCACGACCTGCAACGGCTCGATAAACAAAGTCGCCCCAGAGGAGGACTGGTCGTGCACTACACCCTTGGCGCGCACCCGCGAATCGGCCTTGATCGGCAATACATAGCGGCCGTCACGCTGGGTAATGATCGGCTCTTGCAAAGCCTTGGCAAACGGTTCACTGGTCAGCAGCTTTTGCATGCGCGCCAAGAGCCGTTCGTGCACCACCCCCAGCTCACTGCGAATGGAGCTTAGCTTGGCGGAGGCTGTGTCCAGGATCTCAGCCCGCGGTGAGATGGCTTTGGTCACAGCGTCCACCACGCCGGATGGGCTGGGCATTTGCTCCGCAATCGCCGCCAGTAACGGCCGCTCGCCCACCTCATCCATCAGCTGG encodes:
- a CDS encoding Glu/Leu/Phe/Val dehydrogenase gives rise to the protein MSETTNAFQIAQAQFDGVAAQLNLESHVREILRWPRREFKFQIPVRMDDGSWQVFFGYRVQHNDSRGPTKGGIRFHTSETMDTVRALAMWMTWKCAVADIPLGGAKGGVAVDSATLTVREKEQLCRGWVGAIHKNLGPRTDVPAPDVGTNAQMMGWMMDEYSKLAGEYTPGVITGKPVGGGGSLGRREATGYGVVYNVREAMKHLKLDSSQTSAAVQGFGNVAQYAARGFTEQLGGKVVCVSYWDRNDKAACSVVSPKGLDIPFLQGITDQYGTIDKSKATAAGYTIEHGDAWLEQDVDVLIPAALESQLTGETVKKISGKVKVIAEGANGPTTIDADEHFKKNNIFVIPDFLCNAGGVTVSYFEGVQNDMNYYWNLDEVLQRLDTKMTGAFHNVLQVSTREQVYMRDAAYMVAINSVVQAMELRGWL
- a CDS encoding endonuclease MutS2, whose product is MDEKALQTLEFPKVLARLARHASFSLSVERAAELRPASSLAEAQHWLALTTEARQLVKARPQTSVGGARDLRAYLQAARRGQALAANELLDIKGTLVAGRTLARQLMDEVGERPLLAAIAEQMPSPSGVVDAVTKAISPRAEILDTASAKLSSIRSELGVVHERLLARMQKLLTSEPFAKALQEPIITQRDGRYVLPIKADSRVRAKGVVHDQSSSGATLFIEPLQVVELNNRWRELQLAERDEEKRILLELSALVAEQADAIAAVMQSLAELDLQLAKARYATELDAQPVELLSMQPAKGQNHPGVVVRLFNARHPLLDPASVVPLDIELFPENYCLVITGPNTGGKTVTLKTVGLLALMSQSGLHVPAAADSQLSYFDAVYADIGDEQSIEQSLSTFSGHITNIIRILKSADRRSLVIFDELGAGTDPQEGAALALALLDHLVKAGITTFVATHYPELKDYAHATQGVVNASVEFDLKTLAPTYHLVVGLPGRSNALAIATRLGLPKEIVETARGSIDPTELRSEGLLDEIHRERERSRQARARAEEAQRSAQALQADLAARLEGIEDERLSILEQVRKQAQAELDSLRDELGPLRAQLARARQPLQDVQVVQRELETLEEPLQAPVRRQAVPESAPDRPLRLGDMVQVRSLGHRGVVIALGEGEAEIQIGALRARAKLGDLELLPEQAAQANSERSWGGVQVLPESPGGELALRGQRYEDAFAQLDRYLDQAYAAGLASVRIVHGKGTGVLRDMVRKELNKRSYVERYDFALPHEGGEGVTVAHFRQ